In Deltaproteobacteria bacterium, one genomic interval encodes:
- a CDS encoding (2Fe-2S) ferredoxin domain-containing protein, translating into MAKLTIADLKKIKEKVHKEMSLRDGDRRVKVTVHMGTCGIASGAKEVMDVLLQEIETAGTNDVIVTTSGCMGLCSREPLVTVEVLNQAPIKYEYMNPNKMRQVFKRHILEGEIQTPFVLAKGSEVNK; encoded by the coding sequence ATGGCGAAATTAACTATTGCGGATTTAAAAAAAATTAAGGAAAAGGTGCACAAAGAAATGTCTCTGCGTGACGGCGACCGTCGCGTCAAAGTCACTGTTCATATGGGAACCTGCGGTATTGCCTCCGGCGCCAAGGAAGTTATGGATGTCCTGCTGCAGGAGATTGAAACCGCAGGCACAAATGATGTTATTGTTACCACATCCGGATGTATGGGACTTTGCAGCCGCGAACCCCTGGTCACCGTTGAAGTTTTAAATCAAGCACCGATTAAATATGAATACATGAATCCCAATAAAATGAGGCAGGTTTTTAAAAGGCATATTTTAGAGGGAGAAATTCAGACGCCCTTTGTTCTGGCGAAAGGCTCTGAAGTAAACAAATAA
- the nuoF gene encoding NADH-quinone oxidoreductase subunit NuoF produces MKVFRSHLLICGGTGCQSSGSLAVKKALLEEIDNRKLTEEIKVVETGCNGFCALGPIMVVYPEGVIYVSLKPADIPELVEEHLIKGRIIERLLYREPGTDKIIPTMQEIPFFALQELRVLRNRGLIDPERIEEYIARDGYAGMAKALTEMTPDEIVKEMLDSGLRGRGGAGFPTGLKWKFAAQSQSDIKYVLCNADEGDPGAFMDRSVLEADPHAVLEGMVIAAKAINSAQGYIYCRAEYPLAIHRLNVAIGQAKEAGLLGKDILGTGFNFDLEVYQGAGAFVCGEETALMTSIEGKRGMPRPRPPFPAVAGLWQKPSILNNVETLANVGQIMLRGAAWYASIGTEKSKGTKVFALTGDVANVGLVEVPMGTKLGTIVYDIGGGIPKGKKFKAAQLGGPSGGCIPIQHLNASVDYEKVAELGAIMGSGGLIVMNEDKCAVDMARFFMDFCQDESCGKCTPCREGTKRMLDILTRITQGKGKEGDIELLEEMAGVIKNAALCGLGQTAPNPVLSTIRYFRKEYEEHIREHRCRAAVCSVMFKSPCQHTCPIEMDIPSYIALVRAERFEDAYKIVLQTNPFPSVCGRVCDHKCQSKCRRGNMDEAIAIKFLKRFITDNAPRPKIEAVPVTRKEKIAVVGGGPSGLTAARDLALRGYKVTVFEELPKAGGMLYWGIPSYRLPRNILDSEIDDIRQLGVDIRLNTRIGREISFKQVEKDFDFIYLATGAHKSQKMGVPGEDMGNVFGGVEFLRDFNANEDKWLKGEKSLGKKVAVIGGGNSAIDAARVALRIGSDVTILYRRLRQDMPAAEEEIKAAEEEGIKIEYLVAPLKIEGKNGKVSSIACQRMTLGDFDNSGRKKPVAVAGSEFTLNVDAIVAAIGQVPDMSFVNKKTGVEINKWDFYTVGNDYKSRTTNPRYFAGGDAVTGPDTVIAAIGEGHQAADDIDTAIRKANGEPAYEKPALEKIDVPLIIDEESIEAPQTAMPEMSHGARKVSFAEVELGFSREDAIKEACRCLRCDAAI; encoded by the coding sequence ATGAAGGTTTTTCGTTCACACTTATTAATTTGCGGAGGTACGGGTTGTCAATCTTCCGGCAGTCTCGCCGTCAAAAAAGCCTTATTAGAAGAAATTGATAATAGAAAATTAACTGAAGAAATAAAAGTCGTAGAAACGGGATGCAACGGCTTTTGTGCCTTAGGCCCGATTATGGTTGTTTACCCTGAAGGTGTAATTTACGTTAGTCTAAAACCGGCCGACATTCCCGAGCTGGTTGAAGAGCACCTGATCAAGGGAAGAATCATAGAGAGGCTCTTATATCGCGAACCAGGCACTGATAAAATAATTCCTACCATGCAGGAAATTCCTTTTTTTGCTCTTCAGGAATTGAGAGTTTTAAGAAACCGCGGGCTTATTGACCCCGAAAGAATTGAGGAATATATCGCTCGTGACGGTTATGCCGGCATGGCTAAAGCGCTTACGGAAATGACGCCGGATGAGATTGTTAAGGAGATGCTTGATTCCGGCTTACGTGGTCGTGGTGGCGCAGGATTCCCCACCGGGTTGAAATGGAAGTTCGCCGCTCAGTCCCAAAGCGATATTAAATATGTTTTATGTAACGCTGATGAAGGCGACCCCGGCGCCTTCATGGATCGAAGTGTTCTGGAGGCTGACCCTCACGCCGTTCTGGAAGGAATGGTTATTGCGGCTAAAGCCATCAACTCCGCTCAGGGTTACATTTACTGCCGCGCCGAGTACCCGTTAGCGATTCATCGTTTGAATGTCGCAATTGGCCAGGCTAAAGAAGCAGGCTTGCTGGGAAAAGATATTTTGGGCACCGGTTTTAATTTTGATCTGGAAGTTTATCAGGGCGCAGGCGCGTTTGTCTGCGGCGAAGAAACAGCCCTGATGACTTCTATTGAAGGAAAAAGAGGCATGCCTCGCCCAAGGCCGCCTTTCCCCGCCGTGGCCGGCCTGTGGCAAAAACCAAGTATCCTGAATAACGTGGAAACTCTGGCTAACGTCGGACAGATCATGTTGCGTGGGGCAGCCTGGTATGCTTCCATCGGCACGGAAAAAAGCAAGGGCACAAAGGTTTTTGCTTTAACCGGAGATGTGGCCAACGTGGGATTGGTCGAGGTTCCCATGGGAACAAAATTAGGCACCATCGTTTACGATATCGGTGGAGGCATTCCCAAGGGCAAGAAGTTTAAAGCCGCGCAATTAGGCGGACCATCCGGCGGTTGTATTCCTATTCAGCATTTAAACGCTTCCGTTGACTACGAAAAGGTTGCCGAACTTGGCGCCATCATGGGTTCCGGCGGATTGATCGTCATGAATGAAGACAAGTGCGCAGTTGATATGGCCAGGTTCTTCATGGATTTCTGCCAGGATGAATCCTGCGGTAAATGTACTCCCTGCCGTGAAGGCACCAAGCGTATGCTGGATATTTTAACCAGAATTACGCAGGGAAAAGGTAAAGAAGGAGATATTGAGCTTCTGGAAGAAATGGCCGGAGTTATTAAAAACGCCGCGCTGTGCGGACTGGGGCAAACAGCTCCTAATCCGGTACTGAGCACCATTCGTTATTTCCGCAAAGAGTACGAGGAGCACATCCGCGAACATCGCTGCCGTGCTGCTGTTTGTTCGGTGATGTTTAAATCACCCTGTCAGCATACCTGCCCGATTGAGATGGATATTCCTTCCTATATTGCTTTGGTCAGAGCGGAAAGATTTGAAGATGCTTACAAGATAGTTTTGCAGACCAACCCTTTCCCCTCGGTTTGCGGCAGAGTCTGTGATCATAAATGCCAAAGCAAATGCCGCCGCGGCAATATGGACGAAGCCATAGCTATCAAATTCCTGAAGCGCTTTATTACGGACAACGCGCCACGTCCCAAAATTGAAGCCGTGCCTGTCACCCGTAAAGAAAAGATTGCGGTTGTCGGCGGAGGTCCATCGGGTCTAACTGCTGCGCGTGACCTGGCATTGCGCGGTTATAAAGTAACTGTTTTTGAAGAATTACCCAAAGCCGGCGGAATGCTTTATTGGGGAATCCCCTCTTACCGTCTGCCGCGAAACATTCTGGATTCTGAAATTGACGATATTCGCCAGTTGGGCGTAGATATTCGCCTGAACACACGCATCGGCCGCGAAATATCATTCAAACAGGTGGAAAAAGATTTTGACTTTATCTACCTTGCCACCGGCGCTCATAAGAGCCAGAAAATGGGGGTGCCGGGTGAAGATATGGGCAACGTTTTCGGCGGCGTTGAATTCCTGCGTGACTTTAATGCTAATGAAGATAAATGGCTGAAAGGCGAAAAAAGTCTTGGTAAAAAAGTTGCCGTCATCGGCGGTGGGAACTCCGCAATTGATGCCGCCCGTGTTGCTCTTCGTATCGGATCAGATGTAACCATTCTCTACCGCCGTTTAAGGCAGGATATGCCCGCGGCCGAAGAGGAAATTAAGGCCGCTGAAGAAGAAGGGATCAAGATCGAATACCTCGTCGCGCCACTGAAGATTGAAGGTAAAAATGGAAAAGTCAGTTCGATTGCCTGCCAGCGAATGACGCTGGGTGACTTTGACAATAGCGGCCGTAAGAAGCCTGTCGCTGTTGCCGGTTCTGAATTCACGCTAAATGTTGATGCAATTGTCGCGGCTATCGGCCAGGTGCCAGATATGAGTTTCGTCAATAAGAAAACCGGCGTGGAAATAAATAAGTGGGATTTTTACACCGTCGGTAATGATTATAAATCCCGCACAACTAACCCCCGGTATTTTGCGGGAGGCGATGCGGTAACCGGCCCCGATACGGTTATAGCGGCAATCGGCGAAGGGCATCAGGCGGCCGATGACATAGACACGGCAATCCGTAAAGCTAATGGTGAACCTGCTTACGAAAAACCGGCTCTGGAAAAAATTGATGTACCTTTAATCATAGACGAAGAAAGTATCGAAGCTCCTCAAACGGCTATGCCGGAAATGAGTCACGGCGCCCGCAAAGTGAGTTTTGCGGAAGTGGAGCTTGGCTTTAGTCGCGAAGATGCCATTAAAGAAGCATGCCGCTGCCTGCGCTGCGATGCGGCTATTTAG
- a CDS encoding NADH-dependent [FeFe] hydrogenase, group A6, giving the protein MSTVKLTIDNRQIEVNAGATILEAARSVGIKIPTLCAWTEINHTPGACRVCMTEVEGQRSLIAACVFPVAEGMVVYTNTEKVRMARKMVVELLLANHPQECNFCVRNGSCELQKVAEFVGLKEVRFDYTQFPKEGMIDHSSPSIVRDSRKCIECHRCVAVCEQIQTVSVLTPAHRGNHVKVVPAFNLPLVESNCIACGQCILVCPVGALYEKDDVDLVWKALQDPTKHVIVQEAPAIRAALGEEFGMPPGSLVTGKMITALRRLGFDKVFDTNFTADLTIIEEGNELLKRVKEGGKLPMITSCSPGWIKFCEHFYPDLLDHLSTCKSPQQMFGALAKTYYAEISGIDPKDIVSVSIMPCTAKKFEAQRPEMASSGFRDVDYVLTTRELGRMIKEGGVDFVNLPDEDYDAPMGEYTGAGTIFGATGGVMEAALRTVYAVVTGENLPSLDITPVRGLEGVKEATVKVGPLGDVKIAVAHGLGNARKIMDKIRAGKADYAFIEIMCCPGGCISGGGEPIPTNNEIRVLRSAALYNDDGNVQKKRQSHENESVKKLYENFLKEPLGHKSHKLLHTKYVKRGDELPHRKDN; this is encoded by the coding sequence ATGTCAACCGTTAAATTGACTATTGATAATCGTCAGATAGAAGTAAATGCGGGCGCAACCATTCTGGAAGCCGCCCGCAGCGTTGGAATCAAAATACCCACTCTTTGCGCTTGGACGGAAATTAATCACACCCCGGGAGCCTGTCGGGTTTGCATGACAGAGGTAGAAGGTCAGCGCAGCTTGATTGCGGCCTGCGTTTTCCCAGTAGCTGAAGGTATGGTTGTCTATACCAATACGGAAAAAGTGCGTATGGCTCGGAAAATGGTTGTGGAACTGTTACTGGCCAATCATCCGCAGGAGTGCAACTTTTGCGTGAGAAACGGAAGCTGCGAATTGCAGAAAGTCGCTGAGTTTGTCGGCCTTAAAGAAGTCCGTTTTGATTACACTCAATTCCCGAAGGAAGGAATGATTGACCATTCCAGCCCCTCGATTGTTCGCGACAGCCGCAAGTGCATTGAATGCCACCGTTGCGTGGCGGTTTGCGAGCAGATTCAGACGGTCAGTGTTTTGACCCCAGCACATCGCGGCAATCATGTTAAAGTTGTTCCGGCCTTCAACCTTCCGCTTGTTGAATCCAATTGTATCGCCTGCGGTCAGTGCATTCTTGTTTGCCCGGTCGGCGCTCTTTACGAAAAGGATGATGTTGATTTAGTCTGGAAAGCGCTGCAAGATCCAACTAAACACGTGATCGTCCAGGAAGCGCCGGCAATTAGAGCTGCTCTGGGTGAGGAATTCGGTATGCCTCCGGGAAGTCTGGTTACCGGAAAAATGATTACCGCTCTACGCAGGCTGGGATTTGATAAAGTATTTGACACCAATTTTACGGCCGATCTCACCATCATCGAAGAGGGCAATGAATTGCTTAAACGTGTCAAAGAAGGCGGAAAACTCCCGATGATCACATCCTGCAGTCCTGGCTGGATCAAGTTTTGCGAGCATTTTTACCCCGATCTTCTTGATCATCTGTCCACCTGTAAATCACCGCAGCAGATGTTCGGCGCATTGGCTAAAACATATTATGCCGAAATTTCCGGAATTGATCCGAAAGACATAGTTTCCGTATCCATTATGCCCTGCACAGCCAAGAAGTTTGAGGCCCAGCGGCCGGAAATGGCGAGCAGTGGTTTCCGCGATGTTGATTATGTTCTTACCACTCGTGAACTTGGCCGGATGATCAAAGAAGGCGGCGTTGATTTTGTCAATTTGCCGGACGAAGATTACGATGCCCCGATGGGTGAATATACCGGCGCCGGAACAATTTTCGGGGCGACCGGCGGCGTTATGGAAGCCGCCCTGCGAACTGTCTATGCCGTTGTTACGGGAGAAAACCTACCCAGCTTGGATATAACACCTGTACGTGGCCTGGAAGGTGTTAAAGAGGCAACCGTTAAGGTGGGACCTTTGGGCGATGTCAAAATCGCTGTGGCGCATGGTCTGGGTAACGCCCGTAAAATCATGGACAAAATCCGCGCGGGAAAAGCCGATTATGCCTTCATTGAAATCATGTGCTGCCCCGGCGGTTGTATATCCGGTGGGGGGGAACCGATCCCTACCAATAATGAAATCAGAGTGTTACGTTCAGCGGCTCTTTATAACGATGATGGCAATGTCCAGAAAAAACGTCAGTCTCACGAAAATGAGTCGGTCAAAAAGCTATATGAAAATTTTCTGAAGGAACCTTTAGGACACAAGTCGCACAAGCTTCTGCACACCAAGTATGTAAAAAGAGGCGACGAATTGCCTCATAGAAAAGATAATTAA
- a CDS encoding aspartate ammonia-lyase, whose product MRIEHDFLGSLEIPEDAYWGIHTQRAINNFQISGMKVNDVLIRSLALTKKACCLANLETGHLSAEKGKAIIAACDEIAADKLSDQFPVDALQGGAGTSTNMNINEVIANRAIELLGGQKGNYSLINPLEDVNLHQSTNDVYPTALKVAAIYRLRDLSKAISGLQGAYQEKEKEFAAIVKLGRTELQEAVPITLGAEFSAFAEAFSRDRWRTFKCEERLRVVNLGGTAVGTGLAAPRDYIFLVIEKLRDVTGLGLSRGENILGETANADSFVEVSGILKAHAVNLIKICNDLRLMNFLGEIRLPQLQAGSSIMPGKVNPVLVESAIQVGMKVIANDAIVTETAARGTLQINEFLPLLSHALLESLDILININGLLTAHVRGINADKDKCDEYFNASPMIITALLPVIGYEKATEFITEFSSGSEGNMRWFLEEKLGKELTDKIFSPYQLTALGYKDKE is encoded by the coding sequence ATGAGAATCGAACATGATTTTCTGGGATCATTAGAAATACCTGAAGATGCTTATTGGGGAATACATACCCAGCGAGCCATTAATAATTTTCAAATCAGCGGCATGAAAGTAAATGACGTTCTGATCAGAAGTCTTGCGCTGACAAAGAAAGCATGTTGTTTGGCCAATCTGGAAACCGGCCATCTCTCGGCGGAAAAAGGAAAAGCCATTATTGCCGCCTGCGATGAAATTGCTGCCGACAAGCTCTCTGACCAATTTCCCGTTGATGCGCTGCAGGGCGGTGCCGGAACCTCTACCAACATGAATATCAATGAAGTCATTGCCAATCGCGCCATTGAGCTTCTCGGCGGACAGAAAGGTAATTATTCTCTTATAAATCCACTGGAAGACGTCAATCTGCATCAATCCACCAACGATGTTTATCCCACAGCTCTAAAAGTTGCCGCTATTTATAGACTGCGCGATTTATCCAAAGCCATTTCCGGTCTGCAGGGAGCTTATCAGGAAAAGGAAAAAGAATTTGCCGCAATCGTTAAACTGGGGCGTACAGAATTGCAGGAAGCCGTTCCCATAACTCTCGGCGCGGAATTTTCCGCTTTTGCTGAAGCATTTTCCCGCGACCGCTGGCGAACTTTTAAGTGCGAAGAACGCCTGCGTGTTGTAAATTTAGGCGGAACGGCCGTGGGAACAGGGCTTGCCGCACCGCGCGATTATATTTTTCTGGTCATCGAAAAATTACGTGATGTAACGGGGCTGGGACTCTCCAGGGGCGAAAACATCCTGGGAGAAACCGCTAACGCCGATTCTTTTGTCGAAGTTTCAGGAATACTGAAAGCTCATGCCGTTAATCTCATAAAAATATGTAACGATCTGCGACTGATGAATTTTCTGGGTGAAATCCGTCTGCCGCAATTGCAGGCCGGTTCTTCCATCATGCCCGGTAAAGTGAATCCGGTCCTGGTTGAATCGGCCATACAAGTTGGCATGAAAGTTATTGCTAATGATGCAATTGTTACCGAAACGGCAGCTCGTGGCACCTTGCAGATCAATGAATTTCTGCCTCTGCTGTCCCACGCCCTGCTGGAATCGCTGGATATTCTGATCAATATCAATGGACTGCTCACCGCACATGTGCGTGGAATTAATGCCGACAAAGATAAATGTGATGAATATTTCAATGCCAGTCCCATGATCATCACGGCTTTGCTGCCGGTTATCGGGTACGAAAAGGCAACAGAGTTCATTACAGAATTTTCATCCGGAAGCGAAGGAAACATGCGGTGGTTTTTAGAAGAAAAACTGGGCAAAGAATTGACCGACAAGATATTCTCTCCCTATCAGTTAACGGCTCTGGGCTATAAGGATAAAGAATAA
- the hydF gene encoding [FeFe] hydrogenase H-cluster maturation GTPase HydF: MDSTPKGNRLHIALLGRTNVGKSSLLNLILGQDIAITSPIAGTTTDVVEKAMELLPLGPVLFLDTAGLDDISELSGVRLKKTAKVFDRTDVIILVTEADIWTDFEEAVLTEAQNHQIPLLMVINKIDLRKPSPDHLKFLQSKSGWILTVSCNDETNRQNYLEALKHQLLEVAPADFIGTLSLIGDLLPPGGLAVLVVPIDLQAPKGRLILPQVQTIRDALDNDAMTLVVKERELAAALANLKTPPAIVVTDSQAILKVTADVPKDIPVTTFSILFARQKSDLSIMARGATAIDTLQPGDRILIAEACSHHALEDDIGRVKIPRWLRQYVGGDLQIDTSAGRDYPDDLKKYKLILHCGGCMINRREMLTRLRKAQDADVPITNYGVAISFLQGVIRRSLAPFPAALDAFEKEAGKNKKGKIND; the protein is encoded by the coding sequence ATGGATAGCACCCCTAAAGGAAACCGGCTGCATATAGCGCTTCTGGGTCGAACCAATGTCGGCAAGTCCAGCCTGCTGAATTTAATACTCGGTCAGGACATCGCCATCACCTCGCCTATCGCCGGAACCACGACAGATGTTGTGGAAAAAGCCATGGAGCTTTTACCACTGGGCCCGGTGCTTTTTCTGGATACGGCTGGTCTAGATGATATTTCGGAACTCTCCGGCGTACGTTTGAAAAAAACAGCCAAAGTATTTGACCGTACCGACGTCATCATTTTGGTCACCGAGGCTGATATCTGGACAGATTTCGAAGAAGCAGTTCTAACCGAAGCACAAAACCACCAGATTCCTCTATTGATGGTCATCAACAAAATCGATTTGCGTAAGCCTTCCCCGGATCATCTGAAATTTCTGCAATCAAAATCAGGTTGGATTTTAACCGTTTCCTGCAATGATGAAACAAACCGTCAGAATTATCTGGAGGCTTTAAAGCACCAACTGCTGGAAGTTGCCCCTGCAGATTTTATCGGGACGCTATCGCTCATTGGTGATTTGCTGCCACCGGGCGGTCTGGCTGTTTTAGTAGTACCCATAGACCTGCAAGCGCCCAAAGGCCGGTTGATTCTTCCGCAGGTGCAGACCATCCGTGATGCTCTTGATAACGACGCTATGACGCTCGTCGTTAAGGAAAGAGAATTGGCCGCAGCACTGGCCAACCTGAAAACTCCGCCTGCCATCGTCGTGACGGATTCTCAGGCCATTCTTAAAGTAACAGCCGACGTTCCGAAAGATATTCCAGTGACCACCTTTTCCATTCTATTTGCGCGGCAAAAGTCCGATTTGAGTATCATGGCGCGGGGAGCGACGGCCATTGACACCTTGCAGCCGGGCGACAGGATTTTGATTGCCGAGGCCTGTTCCCATCATGCACTGGAAGACGACATTGGCCGGGTGAAAATCCCCCGCTGGCTTCGGCAGTACGTCGGCGGTGATTTGCAGATAGATACATCTGCCGGACGGGATTATCCCGATGATTTGAAAAAGTATAAGCTGATCCTGCATTGCGGTGGTTGCATGATAAATCGCCGGGAAATGCTCACCCGCTTGCGCAAAGCACAAGATGCCGACGTTCCGATCACCAATTATGGTGTGGCGATTTCGTTTCTGCAAGGGGTAATCCGGCGCAGTCTGGCGCCCTTTCCTGCAGCACTGGATGCCTTCGAAAAAGAAGCAGGAAAGAATAAAAAAGGAAAGATAAATGATTAA